The following coding sequences are from one Streptococcus sp. NPS 308 window:
- a CDS encoding carbamoyl phosphate synthase small subunit, translated as MTKRLLVLEDGTVFEGKAFGADIDVTGEIVFNTGMTGYQESITDQSYNGQILTFTYPLVGNYGINRDDYESISPTCKGVVVFEEARRASNWRNQMTLDEFLKAKKIPGISGIDTRALTKIIRKHGTMRATLTHVGDTMDHIADQLQATVLPTDNIKQVSTKTAYPAPGVGLSVVLVDFGLKHSILRELSKRNCNVTVVPYTTTAEEILHLNPDGVMLSNGPGNPEDVPEALDMIRGVQGKIPIFGICMGHQLFAMANGAKTYKMKFGHRGFNHAVREIATGRVDFTSQNHGYAVSREDLPEHLIITHEEINDKSVEGVRHRYQPGFSVQFHPDAAPGPHDASYLFDEFIEMMEAFKQAN; from the coding sequence ATGACAAAACGACTTCTAGTATTAGAAGATGGCACAGTTTTTGAAGGCAAGGCCTTCGGAGCAGATATTGATGTAACAGGTGAAATCGTCTTTAATACAGGGATGACCGGCTATCAAGAATCCATTACAGACCAGTCTTATAATGGACAAATCTTGACTTTCACATACCCGTTGGTGGGAAACTATGGGATTAACCGTGATGACTACGAATCCATCAGTCCTACCTGTAAGGGAGTAGTAGTTTTTGAAGAAGCGCGTAGAGCCAGCAACTGGCGCAATCAAATGACCTTGGACGAATTCTTGAAAGCCAAGAAAATCCCTGGTATCTCAGGAATTGATACTCGTGCGCTTACAAAGATTATCCGTAAGCATGGTACTATGAGGGCAACCCTTACGCATGTTGGTGATACCATGGACCATATCGCAGACCAGCTCCAAGCAACAGTCTTGCCGACAGATAATATCAAGCAAGTCTCTACTAAGACAGCTTATCCTGCTCCTGGAGTTGGATTGAGTGTCGTTCTGGTAGACTTTGGTCTCAAACACTCCATCTTACGCGAACTTTCGAAACGGAATTGTAACGTGACCGTGGTTCCATATACAACCACAGCAGAAGAAATTCTCCATCTCAACCCTGACGGCGTCATGCTGTCAAATGGTCCAGGAAACCCAGAAGATGTTCCAGAAGCACTGGACATGATTCGTGGTGTGCAAGGAAAAATTCCAATCTTTGGTATCTGTATGGGACACCAACTCTTTGCCATGGCAAATGGGGCTAAGACCTACAAGATGAAATTTGGCCACCGTGGATTTAACCACGCTGTACGTGAAATCGCAACAGGACGAGTAGACTTTACTAGCCAGAACCATGGTTATGCAGTTAGCCGTGAGGACTTGCCAGAGCATTTGATTATTACCCACGAAGAAATCAATGACAAGTCAGTTGAAGGTGTACGTCACAGATACCAACCAGGTTTTTCTGTACAATTCCACCCAGATGCAGCTCCTGGTCCACACGATGCTAGCTACCTATTTGACGAGTTTATCGAGATGATGGAAGCTTTTAAACAAGCAAACTAA
- a CDS encoding YceD family protein, with protein MKLNIQEIRKQPEGLHFEQALDLASDLRARNQEILDVKDILAVGKVQYEDRMYFLDYQLSYTIVLASSRSMEPVELAESYPVTEVFMEGATNQLDQEVLDDDLVLPIENGEIDLAESVSDNILLNIPIKVLTAEEEAGQGFVSGNDWQIMTEEEYQAQQAVKKEENSPFAGLQGLFDGDE; from the coding sequence ATGAAGTTAAATATTCAAGAAATTCGTAAGCAGCCTGAAGGCCTACATTTTGAACAAGCTTTAGACCTGGCATCAGACTTGCGTGCCCGTAATCAAGAAATTTTAGATGTCAAAGATATCCTTGCGGTAGGGAAGGTCCAATATGAAGACCGCATGTATTTCTTAGATTATCAACTATCTTACACCATTGTCCTTGCTTCCAGTCGCAGTATGGAGCCAGTTGAGTTGGCAGAGTCTTATCCAGTGACAGAGGTTTTCATGGAAGGCGCAACCAACCAACTAGATCAGGAAGTTTTAGATGATGACTTGGTCCTGCCTATCGAAAATGGTGAAATTGATTTGGCTGAAAGTGTGTCAGATAATATCTTGCTAAACATTCCAATCAAAGTCTTGACAGCTGAAGAAGAAGCTGGTCAAGGATTTGTTTCAGGTAATGACTGGCAAATCATGACAGAGGAGGAGTACCAAGCTCAACAAGCAGTCAAGAAAGAAGAAAACAGTCCATTTGCTGGCTTGCAAGGACTATTTGATGGAGACGAATAA
- a CDS encoding heavy metal-binding domain-containing protein — protein sequence MIISTTGIEGKKILEYKGIVFGEVVAGVNMFKDMAAGFRNIFGGRASSYEGELTQAREEALAEMMARASERGANAIIGVKMDYETLGAENGMLMVTCSGTAVVLEP from the coding sequence ATGATTATTTCAACTACGGGGATCGAAGGAAAGAAAATCCTAGAATACAAAGGAATTGTATTTGGCGAAGTGGTTGCTGGGGTTAATATGTTCAAAGATATGGCGGCTGGTTTCCGTAATATTTTTGGCGGTCGTGCTAGTAGTTATGAAGGCGAATTAACCCAAGCGAGAGAAGAAGCTCTAGCAGAAATGATGGCGCGTGCAAGTGAACGTGGCGCAAATGCTATCATTGGGGTTAAGATGGACTATGAAACCTTAGGTGCTGAGAATGGTATGCTGATGGTTACCTGTAGCGGAACAGCAGTGGTGCTTGAGCCCTGA
- a CDS encoding aspartate carbamoyltransferase catalytic subunit: MSENQQALQHVVSMEDLTVDQVMKLIKRGIEFKNGAQASYEDQHIVSNLFFESSTRTHKSFEVAEIKLGLNLLDFDVKTSSVNKGETLYDTILTLSALGVDACVIRHPEVDYYRELIASPTITTSIINGGDGSGQHPSQSLLDLMTIYEEFGHFEGLKVAIAGDLDHSRVAKSNMQILKRLGAELYFAGPEEWRSQEFADYGQFVSIDEIIDQVDVMMFLRVQHERHESGVVFSKEGYHAQHGLTQERYDRLKEKAILMHPAPVNRDVEIADHLVEAPKSRIVQQMTNGVFVRMAILESVLAYRKAK; encoded by the coding sequence ATGTCAGAAAATCAACAAGCTTTGCAACATGTGGTCTCTATGGAAGACCTTACTGTAGATCAGGTCATGAAATTGATCAAACGAGGAATCGAATTTAAGAATGGAGCGCAGGCTTCCTATGAGGACCAGCATATCGTTTCCAACCTTTTCTTTGAAAGTTCGACTCGTACACATAAGTCCTTTGAAGTAGCAGAGATTAAGCTGGGACTGAATCTACTCGATTTCGATGTGAAGACAAGTTCAGTTAACAAGGGTGAAACACTCTATGACACAATCTTGACACTGTCTGCACTTGGAGTGGATGCCTGTGTTATCCGTCACCCAGAAGTCGACTACTACAGAGAGTTGATTGCCAGTCCAACCATTACGACTTCCATTATCAATGGTGGAGACGGTTCAGGACAACATCCAAGTCAGAGCTTGCTTGATTTGATGACAATATATGAAGAATTTGGCCATTTTGAGGGGCTTAAGGTCGCTATCGCTGGGGATCTGGACCACTCACGTGTAGCCAAATCAAATATGCAAATTTTGAAACGTTTAGGCGCAGAGCTCTACTTTGCAGGTCCTGAGGAATGGAGAAGTCAGGAATTCGCAGACTATGGCCAGTTTGTAAGTATTGACGAGATCATCGATCAGGTGGATGTCATGATGTTCCTTCGCGTCCAGCATGAACGTCATGAAAGTGGAGTAGTCTTTTCAAAAGAAGGCTACCATGCGCAACATGGTTTGACGCAAGAGCGTTATGATCGCTTGAAAGAAAAAGCAATTCTCATGCACCCTGCCCCAGTCAACCGTGATGTCGAAATCGCAGACCATTTAGTTGAAGCGCCAAAATCACGCATTGTCCAACAAATGACCAATGGTGTATTTGTCAGAATGGCAATCTTAGAATCTGTTCTGGCATACAGAAAAGCAAAATAA
- a CDS encoding lantibiotic ABC transporter permease, whose amino-acid sequence MEKNRLFILISAGVAILGSLLPWATLNAGAFGSYSVHGFNGDGWFVIIAAIVSIVLTCLNNVNKPMPKGFAIGVIVAGAISTLVTLVNLFSINKYVTHIGGYGVSIGFGLILSLLASIALVVTGLLAMSGGKITKDSLAELAESGKDFAQTVGRVTSTTVKTAVEEIKKESQEHKKEETPAEKKETVKEETEQKEEEATEPAHVKAETENEEPVKEEPVETELAEEETTENKTVEESETVKESSEEDSTESKNEEKEEQKDPSQADQ is encoded by the coding sequence ATGGAAAAAAATCGTTTGTTTATTCTCATTTCTGCTGGAGTAGCCATTCTAGGTTCACTCTTGCCATGGGCTACTTTAAATGCAGGTGCTTTTGGCTCCTATAGTGTGCACGGTTTTAACGGAGATGGCTGGTTTGTTATCATCGCGGCTATCGTCTCTATTGTTCTGACATGCTTGAATAATGTCAATAAACCAATGCCTAAAGGTTTTGCCATTGGTGTCATTGTTGCAGGTGCAATTTCTACCCTCGTCACTCTTGTTAATTTATTCAGCATAAACAAGTATGTAACTCATATTGGTGGATACGGCGTTTCAATCGGTTTTGGTTTGATTCTTTCCCTTCTTGCTAGTATTGCCCTTGTAGTGACTGGTCTCTTGGCAATGTCAGGTGGTAAAATCACAAAAGACTCATTAGCAGAATTAGCTGAATCAGGAAAAGATTTTGCTCAAACAGTCGGACGCGTAACAAGTACTACCGTAAAAACTGCAGTTGAGGAAATCAAAAAAGAATCTCAAGAACATAAAAAAGAAGAAACTCCAGCTGAAAAAAAAGAGACAGTTAAAGAGGAAACCGAGCAAAAAGAAGAAGAAGCTACAGAACCAGCTCATGTCAAAGCTGAAACTGAAAATGAAGAACCTGTTAAAGAAGAACCAGTTGAAACTGAACTAGCTGAAGAAGAAACTACTGAAAATAAGACTGTTGAAGAAAGTGAAACAGTAAAAGAATCATCTGAAGAAGATTCAACTGAATCTAAAAATGAAGAGAAAGAAGAACAAAAAGATCCAAGTCAAGCGGACCAATAA
- a CDS encoding helicase BlpT: protein MEDKALINEAYQLLSELNKSYQSCKQGTADDFRLQELLNSTLKELKKAEKLDNSILIDLEKFYQCTSLLIGLGSLKLNDPARTAWRNYDKFHYEHVKHVLTLYGPVFGF, encoded by the coding sequence ATGGAAGACAAAGCACTAATCAACGAAGCTTACCAACTCCTATCCGAGTTAAATAAAAGCTACCAAAGTTGCAAACAGGGTACAGCCGATGATTTCCGTCTACAAGAACTGCTGAACAGCACTCTCAAGGAACTTAAAAAAGCGGAAAAGCTTGACAACAGTATCTTAATCGACCTTGAGAAATTTTACCAATGTACCAGTCTTTTGATCGGACTGGGGAGCCTAAAACTAAACGATCCAGCACGCACTGCTTGGCGCAACTATGACAAGTTCCACTACGAACATGTCAAACACGTGCTAACTCTCTATGGGCCTGTTTTCGGATTTTAG
- a CDS encoding type B 50S ribosomal protein L31, which produces MKKDIHPEYRPVVFMDTTTGYQFLSGSTKRTNETVEFEGETYPLIRVEISSDSHPFYTGRQKFTQADGRVDRFNKKYGLK; this is translated from the coding sequence ATGAAAAAAGATATCCATCCAGAATATCGCCCAGTTGTCTTCATGGACACAACTACTGGTTACCAATTCCTTAGCGGTTCAACTAAGCGCACTAACGAAACTGTTGAGTTCGAAGGCGAAACTTACCCATTGATCCGTGTGGAAATTTCATCAGACTCACACCCATTCTACACTGGACGTCAAAAGTTCACTCAAGCAGATGGACGCGTGGATCGTTTCAACAAAAAATACGGTCTCAAATAA
- a CDS encoding flavodoxin yields the protein MALAKIVFASMTGNTEEIADIVADKLRDLGLDVDVDECTTVDASDFLEADIAIVATYTYGDGELPDEMMDFYEDLADLNLNGKIYGVVGSGDTFYDEFCKAVDDFDRVFVATGAEKGSECVKVDLSAEEEDIERLEQFAEELAAKVG from the coding sequence ATGGCATTAGCAAAAATTGTATTTGCCAGTATGACCGGTAATACCGAAGAAATTGCAGATATTGTAGCAGATAAATTGCGTGACTTGGGCTTGGATGTCGATGTTGATGAATGTACGACTGTTGACGCTTCAGACTTCTTGGAAGCGGATATCGCAATCGTTGCGACCTATACTTATGGCGATGGAGAATTGCCGGATGAGATGATGGACTTCTATGAAGACCTAGCTGATCTCAACTTGAATGGTAAAATCTACGGAGTTGTTGGTTCAGGTGACACCTTCTACGACGAATTCTGTAAGGCTGTCGATGACTTTGATCGCGTTTTTGTAGCGACAGGTGCAGAAAAAGGTTCAGAATGTGTTAAAGTTGATCTCTCTGCTGAAGAAGAAGACATCGAACGCTTGGAACAATTCGCAGAAGAATTGGCTGCAAAAGTAGGATAA
- the carB gene encoding carbamoyl-phosphate synthase large subunit, whose amino-acid sequence MPKRTDIQKIMVIGSGPIIIGQAAEFDYAGTQACLSLKEEGYEVVLVNSNPATIMTDKEIADKVYIEPITLEFVTRILRKEHPDALLPTLGGQTGLNMAMELSKNGILDELGVELLGTKLSAIDQAEDRDLFKQLMEELEQPIPESEIVNTVEEAVAFAASIGYPVIVRPAFTLGGTGGGMCANEEELREIAENGLKLSPVTQCLIERSIAGFKEIEYEVMRDSADNALVVCNMENFDPVGIHTGDSIVFAPAQTMSDYENQMLRDASLSIIRALKIEGGCNVQLALDPHSFKYYVIEVNPRVSRSSALASKATGYPIAKLAAKIAVGLTLDEVINPVTGSTYAMFEPALDYVVAKIPRFPFDKFEKGERRLGTQMKATGEVMAIGRNIEESLLKACRSLEIGVHHNEMPELASVSDDALIEKVVKAQDDRLFYVSEAIRRGYTPEEIAELTKIDIFYLDKLLHIFEIEQELGAHPQELEVLKTAKLNGFSDRKIAELWKTTAEQVRQLRLENKIIPVYKMVDTCAAEFDSETPYFYSTYGWENESIKSDKESVLVLGSGPIRIGQGVEFDYATVHSVKAIQAAGYEAIIMNSNPETVSTDFSVSDKLYFEPLTFEDVMNVIDLEQPKGVIVQFGGQTAINLAEPLAKAGVTILGTQVADLDRAEDRDLFEQALKDLDIPQPPGQTATNEEEAVLAARKIGFPVLVRPSYVLGGRAMEIVENEEDLRSYMRTAVKASPDHPVLVDSYIVGQECEVDAISDGENVLIPGIMEHIERAGVHSGDSMAVYPPQTLSQKVQETIADYTKRLAIGLNCLGMMNIQFVIKDEKVYVIEVNPRASRTVPFLSKVTNIPMAQVATKLILGQNLGELGYQDGLYPESTRVHIKAPVFSFTKLAKVDSLLGPEMKSTGEVMGSDATLEKALYKAFEASYLHLPTFGNVVFTIADDAKEEALDLACRFQNIGYGILATEGTAAFFASHGLHTQPVGKIGDDEKDIPSFVRKGKIQAIINTVGTKRTADEDGEQIRRSAIEHGVPLFTALDTANAMLKVLESRSFVTEAI is encoded by the coding sequence ATGCCTAAACGTACTGATATTCAAAAAATTATGGTGATTGGTTCTGGTCCGATTATTATTGGTCAGGCTGCTGAGTTTGACTATGCTGGGACCCAAGCATGCTTGTCTTTGAAAGAGGAAGGTTATGAAGTTGTCTTGGTGAACTCAAACCCTGCAACCATCATGACGGACAAGGAGATTGCGGACAAGGTCTACATCGAACCGATTACACTCGAGTTTGTGACACGTATTCTCCGTAAGGAGCATCCTGATGCTTTGCTTCCAACTCTTGGAGGTCAGACGGGTCTGAACATGGCCATGGAATTGTCTAAAAATGGTATCTTAGATGAGCTTGGTGTGGAGCTTCTCGGTACTAAATTGTCTGCCATCGACCAAGCGGAGGACCGTGACCTCTTTAAACAATTGATGGAAGAGCTTGAGCAACCAATCCCAGAGTCTGAAATTGTCAACACAGTAGAAGAAGCTGTTGCCTTTGCAGCATCAATCGGCTACCCTGTTATCGTTCGTCCAGCCTTTACCCTAGGTGGTACTGGTGGTGGTATGTGTGCCAACGAGGAAGAATTGCGTGAAATCGCTGAAAATGGGTTGAAACTGTCACCTGTTACCCAATGTTTGATTGAACGTTCAATCGCAGGTTTCAAGGAAATCGAGTACGAAGTGATGCGCGATTCAGCTGACAATGCCCTCGTTGTTTGTAACATGGAAAACTTTGACCCCGTTGGGATTCACACAGGGGATTCCATCGTATTTGCTCCTGCGCAAACCATGTCAGACTATGAAAACCAAATGCTACGTGACGCGAGCTTGAGCATTATCCGCGCTCTCAAGATTGAAGGTGGGTGTAACGTTCAGCTGGCCCTTGATCCGCATAGCTTCAAGTACTATGTTATCGAAGTAAACCCTCGTGTATCGCGTTCGTCAGCCCTTGCTTCTAAGGCGACGGGTTATCCGATTGCCAAATTGGCTGCCAAGATTGCCGTTGGTTTGACCCTGGATGAGGTCATCAACCCAGTTACAGGTTCAACTTATGCTATGTTTGAACCAGCTCTTGACTACGTCGTTGCTAAGATTCCACGTTTCCCATTTGACAAGTTTGAAAAAGGTGAGCGTCGTCTTGGAACTCAGATGAAAGCAACTGGAGAAGTCATGGCCATTGGACGCAACATCGAAGAGTCACTTCTTAAAGCTTGTCGTTCACTTGAAATTGGGGTTCACCACAATGAAATGCCTGAACTAGCATCTGTTTCGGATGATGCCTTGATTGAAAAAGTTGTCAAGGCTCAAGATGATCGTCTCTTCTACGTATCAGAAGCCATTCGCCGTGGCTACACACCAGAAGAAATTGCTGAATTGACCAAGATTGATATCTTCTATCTTGATAAACTCTTGCATATCTTTGAAATCGAGCAAGAATTGGGTGCTCATCCACAAGAGCTAGAAGTTTTGAAAACAGCTAAGCTAAATGGATTCTCAGACCGTAAGATTGCTGAACTCTGGAAAACAACAGCTGAGCAAGTTCGTCAACTTCGCTTGGAAAACAAGATTATCCCAGTCTACAAGATGGTCGATACCTGTGCGGCAGAGTTCGACTCTGAAACCCCATATTTTTATTCAACCTATGGATGGGAAAATGAGTCTATCAAGTCTGATAAGGAATCCGTCCTAGTCCTAGGTTCAGGTCCAATCCGAATCGGTCAAGGGGTTGAGTTTGACTACGCAACTGTTCACTCGGTTAAGGCTATTCAGGCCGCTGGTTATGAAGCTATTATCATGAACTCAAACCCAGAGACCGTTTCTACAGACTTCTCGGTATCTGACAAGCTCTACTTTGAACCATTGACTTTCGAAGATGTTATGAATGTTATCGACTTGGAGCAACCAAAAGGCGTTATCGTTCAGTTTGGTGGTCAAACAGCTATCAACCTTGCGGAGCCATTGGCAAAAGCAGGTGTGACCATCCTTGGTACGCAAGTCGCTGATCTAGACCGTGCCGAAGACCGTGACCTCTTCGAGCAAGCCCTTAAAGACTTGGATATTCCCCAGCCACCAGGACAAACGGCTACCAATGAAGAAGAAGCCGTGCTTGCAGCTCGCAAGATTGGTTTCCCAGTCCTTGTTCGCCCATCTTATGTCTTGGGTGGACGTGCCATGGAAATCGTTGAAAACGAAGAAGACCTCCGTTCTTACATGCGTACCGCTGTTAAGGCTAGTCCAGACCACCCAGTTCTTGTTGACTCTTACATCGTTGGGCAAGAGTGTGAAGTTGATGCCATTTCAGACGGAGAAAATGTCCTCATCCCTGGTATCATGGAACACATCGAACGTGCTGGTGTCCACTCAGGTGACTCAATGGCCGTTTACCCACCGCAAACCTTGTCGCAAAAGGTTCAAGAAACCATTGCAGACTACACCAAACGCCTAGCAATCGGTCTTAACTGTCTTGGTATGATGAACATCCAGTTTGTCATCAAGGATGAAAAAGTCTACGTCATTGAAGTAAATCCTCGTGCCAGCCGTACGGTTCCATTCCTTTCAAAAGTAACCAATATCCCTATGGCTCAAGTAGCGACTAAGTTAATTCTTGGTCAAAACCTTGGAGAACTTGGTTACCAAGATGGACTTTACCCTGAAAGTACTCGCGTTCATATCAAGGCTCCTGTCTTCTCCTTCACCAAGTTGGCTAAGGTAGATAGCTTGCTCGGTCCTGAAATGAAGTCAACAGGGGAAGTCATGGGATCTGATGCAACTCTAGAAAAAGCTCTCTATAAAGCCTTTGAAGCTTCTTACCTCCATTTGCCAACTTTTGGAAATGTAGTCTTCACCATTGCTGATGATGCCAAAGAAGAAGCATTGGACTTGGCTTGCCGTTTCCAAAATATCGGTTACGGTATCCTCGCGACAGAAGGAACTGCAGCCTTCTTTGCTAGCCATGGATTGCATACCCAGCCTGTTGGTAAGATTGGTGATGATGAGAAGGATATCCCAAGCTTTGTTCGTAAAGGAAAAATCCAAGCGATCATCAATACTGTCGGAACCAAGCGAACTGCTGACGAAGATGGTGAGCAAATCCGCCGTTCAGCCATTGAACACGGTGTGCCACTCTTTACAGCACTAGACACAGCAAATGCCATGCTTAAGGTGCTAGAAAGTCGTAGTTTTGTCACAGAAGCGATTTAA
- a CDS encoding DHH family phosphoesterase has product MEICQQILEKIKEYDTIIIHRHMKPDPDALGSQVGLKALLTHHFPEKTIKAVGYNEPTLTWMAEMETVQDSDYQGALVIVCDTANTARIDDKRYHQGDFLIKIDHHPNDDVYGDLSWVDTGSSSASEMIALFAENTQLTLSDQAAELLCAGIIGDTGRFLYPSTSARTLRIASQLREHNFDYAELMRKMDTMSFKIAKLQGYVYDHLEVDENGAARVLLSQEILKEYNVTDAETAAIVGAPGRIDSVSLWGIFVEQADGHYRVRLRSKIHPINQVAREHDGGGHPLASGANSYSLEENEQIYGKLQEVARTNQG; this is encoded by the coding sequence ATGGAAATTTGCCAGCAAATTTTAGAGAAAATTAAAGAATACGATACCATTATCATTCATCGTCATATGAAACCAGACCCTGATGCCTTGGGAAGTCAGGTAGGCTTGAAAGCTCTTCTCACACACCATTTTCCAGAAAAGACCATTAAAGCAGTCGGTTATAACGAACCGACTTTGACTTGGATGGCAGAAATGGAAACTGTTCAAGATAGTGACTACCAAGGAGCTCTTGTCATTGTCTGCGATACAGCCAATACTGCTCGTATCGATGATAAGCGTTATCATCAAGGTGACTTCCTGATTAAGATTGACCACCATCCTAACGATGATGTTTACGGAGACTTGTCTTGGGTCGATACTGGCTCAAGCAGTGCTAGTGAGATGATTGCCCTATTTGCAGAAAATACTCAACTAACCTTGTCAGATCAAGCTGCTGAACTACTGTGTGCAGGGATTATCGGTGATACCGGTCGCTTTTTATATCCTTCTACTTCTGCTCGTACTCTTCGTATTGCCAGTCAACTCAGAGAACATAACTTTGACTACGCTGAATTAATGCGTAAAATGGACACTATGAGCTTTAAAATTGCCAAACTGCAAGGGTATGTTTATGATCACTTAGAAGTTGATGAAAACGGAGCTGCACGCGTTCTTCTCAGTCAAGAAATCTTGAAAGAGTATAATGTTACTGACGCTGAAACCGCAGCGATTGTCGGTGCACCAGGAAGAATTGACAGTGTCAGTCTCTGGGGGATTTTTGTCGAGCAAGCTGATGGGCACTACCGCGTTCGTTTACGTAGTAAAATCCATCCAATCAATCAGGTCGCCAGAGAACATGACGGTGGCGGCCATCCGTTAGCAAGTGGAGCCAATTCTTATAGTTTAGAGGAAAATGAACAAATATACGGGAAGCTTCAAGAAGTCGCAAGAACAAATCAAGGCTAA
- the pyrR gene encoding bifunctional pyr operon transcriptional regulator/uracil phosphoribosyltransferase PyrR, producing MKAKEVVDELTVKRAITRITYEIIERNKDLNKIVLAGIKTRGVFIARRIQERLEQLESLSVPVVELDTKPFRDDVKSGEDTSLISVDVTDREVILVDDVLYTGRTIRAAIDNVVSHGRPARVSLAVLVDRGHRELPIRPDYVGKNIPTSRSEEIIVEMAELDGQDRVLITEEA from the coding sequence ATGAAGGCAAAAGAAGTTGTAGACGAATTGACCGTCAAACGCGCGATTACTCGAATCACTTACGAGATTATTGAGCGAAACAAAGATTTGAACAAAATCGTTTTGGCTGGTATTAAAACGCGAGGTGTCTTTATTGCTCGCCGTATCCAAGAACGCTTGGAACAGTTAGAATCTCTTTCAGTTCCAGTAGTAGAGCTGGACACCAAACCTTTCCGTGACGATGTTAAAAGTGGTGAAGATACTTCTTTAATCTCTGTTGATGTGACAGACCGGGAAGTCATTTTAGTGGACGATGTGCTCTATACAGGTCGTACCATTCGTGCAGCTATTGACAACGTCGTCAGCCATGGTCGCCCTGCTCGTGTGAGTTTAGCAGTTCTAGTGGATCGCGGACATAGAGAACTTCCAATCCGTCCAGACTATGTTGGGAAAAATATTCCAACTAGTCGCTCTGAAGAGATCATCGTAGAGATGGCAGAACTAGATGGACAAGATAGAGTTCTTATTACCGAAGAAGCCTAG
- the nth gene encoding endonuclease III: MVLSKKRARKVLEEIIALFPDAKPSLDFTNHFELLVAVMLSAQTTDAAVNKATPGLFAAFPTPQAMSVATESEIASHISRLGLYRNKAKFLKKCAQQLLDDFDGQVPQTREELESLAGVGRKTANVVMSVGFGIPAFAVDTHVERICKHHDIVKKSASPLEVEKRVMDILPPEKWLAAHQAMIYFGRAICHPKNPECDHYPQLYDFSSL; the protein is encoded by the coding sequence ATGGTCTTGTCAAAAAAACGAGCACGTAAAGTGCTAGAAGAAATCATAGCTCTCTTCCCAGATGCCAAACCCAGCCTTGATTTTACCAATCACTTTGAACTATTGGTTGCAGTGATGTTGTCAGCCCAGACGACAGATGCTGCAGTCAACAAGGCTACACCAGGTCTCTTTGCTGCTTTTCCAACGCCTCAAGCCATGTCTGTGGCAACTGAAAGTGAAATTGCTTCGCACATTTCTCGCTTGGGACTGTATCGCAATAAAGCCAAGTTTTTAAAAAAATGTGCCCAACAATTATTAGACGATTTTGACGGACAAGTACCTCAGACTCGCGAGGAATTAGAAAGCTTAGCAGGTGTTGGTCGCAAAACAGCAAATGTCGTCATGAGCGTGGGCTTTGGGATTCCAGCCTTTGCAGTGGACACCCATGTTGAGCGTATCTGCAAGCACCATGATATTGTCAAAAAATCGGCTTCACCCCTCGAAGTAGAAAAACGTGTTATGGACATTCTGCCACCAGAGAAATGGTTGGCAGCCCACCAAGCCATGATTTACTTTGGACGGGCTATCTGTCATCCAAAAAATCCAGAATGCGATCACTATCCTCAATTATATGATTTTAGTTCGTTATAA